One part of the Streptomyces ferrugineus genome encodes these proteins:
- a CDS encoding DUF4158 domain-containing protein, which yields MLWQPVEAMAADIDVPGLLAGDQAAELVGAANPPPCASTPFSVGVLDDADRALIESRRRSHDRLGSAVQLTTVRYVGVFRDDSTDIPAEVARRLPRRTTRHRGHLNAEGAR from the coding sequence ATGCTGTGGCAGCCGGTAGAGGCCATGGCCGCCGACATCGACGTCCCCGGACTGCTGGCCGGGGACCAGGCTGCCGAACTCGTCGGCGCCGCCAACCCGCCGCCCTGTGCGAGCACCCCCTTCTCCGTCGGTGTGCTGGACGACGCGGACCGGGCTCTGATCGAGTCCAGGCGTCGGTCCCACGACCGGCTGGGCTCCGCGGTCCAGCTGACGACCGTGCGCTACGTCGGGGTGTTCCGGGACGACTCGACGGACATCCCGGCGGAGGTCGCCCGCCGATTACCTCGCCGAACGACTCGGCATCGCGGACACCTCAATGCTGAAGGCGCACGGTGA
- the adhE gene encoding bifunctional acetaldehyde-CoA/alcohol dehydrogenase → MTGQDDRNRTPTPDSGPSETAVAVDRLVANGLKALTDYETLDQEQVDHIVKKASVAALDQHTELALLAVQETGRGLFEDKAAKNMFACEHVTHSMGKMKTVGVIARDDIDDMVEIAEPVGVVCAITPVTNPTSTTIFKALMALKTRNPVVFAFHPSAQRCSAEAARIVRDAAIAAGAPGHCIQWIETPSIEATRTLMHHCGVSLILATGGNAMVKAAYSAGKPALGVGAGNVPAYVHQSAKLRRAVNDLVLSKSFDNGMICASEQAVILDDEIYDAALAEFRTLHAHLATAEEKAKLEAFLFPVSGAANKGCEPKVNAAAVGQSSAWIAERAGFSVPEGTSLILVEAERVGPEEPLTREKLCPVLTVLRAGSQRHGFDLAADMVAFHGQGHSAVIHTEDRELAEAYGRRMKTVRVIVNSPSSQGAIGGVYNSLLPSLTLGCGSWGSTSVSNNVSAAQLLNVKRVSTRHNNLQWFKVPPKIYFEPQAIRYLQSMPDVHRVTIVTDAVMTRLGFVDRVSRVLQRRAEPVTLQIIDNVQPEPSIDSVQRGAALMRDFRPDTIIALGGGSPMDAAKVMWLLYEQPDIDFADMRQKFSDIRKRAFRFPVLGARARLVCVPTTSGTGAEVTPFAVISDPATGKKYPLADYALTPSVAIVDPLLTSELPPALAADSGFDALTHAIESYVSVYANDFTDGLALHAIRLIFDNIAASVNGGPENGGPDRAHAREKMHNAGTIAGMAFGNAFLGIVHAMSHTLGATFHIAHGRTNAVLLPHVIRYNGTVPTKLTGWPKYENYRAPERFQDIARTLGLPADSPEQGVEALAAAVERLRDAVGIESSFQALGVDEHSFLDALPEQAMNAYEDQCAPANPRMPMLDDMQQLMRAAYYGKAATPGPASA, encoded by the coding sequence ATGACCGGACAGGACGACCGCAACCGCACCCCCACTCCCGACAGCGGACCGTCCGAGACCGCCGTAGCCGTGGACCGGCTGGTCGCCAACGGTCTCAAGGCTCTCACCGACTACGAGACGCTGGACCAGGAACAGGTCGACCACATCGTCAAGAAGGCATCGGTGGCCGCCCTCGACCAGCACACCGAACTGGCCCTGCTCGCCGTGCAGGAGACCGGACGCGGCCTGTTCGAGGACAAGGCCGCCAAGAACATGTTCGCGTGCGAGCACGTCACGCACAGCATGGGCAAGATGAAGACAGTCGGTGTCATTGCCCGCGACGACATCGACGACATGGTCGAGATCGCCGAGCCGGTGGGCGTGGTGTGCGCCATCACCCCGGTCACCAACCCGACCTCCACCACGATCTTCAAGGCGCTGATGGCGCTGAAGACCCGCAACCCGGTCGTCTTCGCCTTCCACCCCTCCGCCCAGCGCTGCAGCGCCGAGGCCGCCCGGATCGTGCGCGACGCGGCCATCGCCGCCGGAGCACCCGGGCACTGCATCCAGTGGATCGAGACCCCCTCCATCGAGGCCACCCGCACCCTCATGCACCACTGCGGCGTCTCCCTCATCCTCGCCACCGGCGGCAACGCCATGGTCAAGGCCGCCTACTCGGCCGGAAAGCCCGCGCTCGGCGTCGGCGCCGGCAACGTTCCCGCCTACGTCCACCAGAGCGCCAAGCTGCGCCGGGCCGTGAACGACCTGGTGCTGTCCAAGTCGTTCGACAACGGGATGATCTGCGCCTCCGAGCAGGCCGTGATCCTGGACGACGAGATCTACGACGCGGCGCTGGCCGAGTTCCGCACCCTGCACGCCCACCTGGCCACCGCGGAGGAGAAGGCGAAGCTGGAGGCCTTCCTGTTCCCCGTTTCCGGCGCCGCGAACAAGGGCTGCGAGCCCAAGGTGAACGCCGCCGCCGTCGGCCAGAGTTCCGCGTGGATCGCGGAAAGGGCCGGGTTCAGCGTGCCGGAGGGCACCTCGCTGATCCTGGTCGAGGCCGAACGGGTGGGGCCCGAGGAGCCGTTGACCCGCGAGAAGCTCTGCCCGGTGCTGACCGTGCTGCGCGCCGGTTCACAGCGCCACGGCTTCGACCTGGCCGCCGACATGGTCGCCTTCCACGGCCAGGGCCACAGCGCCGTCATCCACACCGAGGACCGTGAACTCGCCGAAGCGTACGGCCGGCGGATGAAGACCGTCCGGGTCATCGTCAACTCCCCCTCCTCGCAGGGCGCCATCGGCGGCGTCTACAACAGCCTGCTGCCGTCGCTCACACTGGGGTGCGGTTCGTGGGGCAGCACGTCGGTGTCCAACAACGTCTCCGCCGCACAGCTGCTGAACGTCAAGCGGGTGAGCACCCGTCACAACAACCTGCAGTGGTTCAAGGTGCCGCCGAAGATCTACTTCGAGCCGCAGGCCATCCGCTACCTGCAGTCCATGCCGGACGTTCACCGCGTCACGATCGTCACCGACGCCGTCATGACCCGCCTCGGCTTCGTCGACCGCGTCAGCCGGGTGCTGCAGCGTCGCGCCGAGCCGGTGACTCTGCAGATCATCGACAACGTCCAGCCCGAGCCGAGCATCGACTCCGTGCAGCGCGGCGCCGCCCTGATGCGGGACTTCCGCCCGGACACGATCATCGCGCTCGGCGGCGGCTCGCCCATGGACGCGGCCAAGGTGATGTGGCTGCTGTACGAACAGCCCGACATCGACTTCGCCGACATGCGGCAGAAGTTCTCCGACATCCGCAAGCGCGCCTTCCGCTTCCCGGTCCTCGGCGCCCGCGCCCGGCTGGTGTGTGTGCCCACCACCTCCGGCACCGGCGCCGAAGTCACCCCGTTCGCCGTCATCTCCGACCCGGCGACCGGCAAGAAGTACCCACTGGCCGACTACGCGCTGACCCCCAGCGTGGCCATCGTCGACCCGCTGCTGACCTCCGAACTGCCCCCGGCGCTCGCCGCCGACAGTGGCTTCGACGCCCTCACGCACGCCATCGAGTCGTACGTGTCCGTCTACGCCAACGACTTCACCGACGGCCTTGCCCTGCACGCGATCCGGCTGATCTTCGACAACATCGCGGCGTCCGTGAACGGCGGCCCAGAGAACGGCGGCCCCGACCGTGCGCACGCCAGAGAGAAGATGCACAACGCCGGCACCATCGCCGGCATGGCCTTCGGCAACGCCTTCCTCGGCATCGTGCACGCCATGTCCCACACCCTCGGCGCCACCTTCCACATCGCGCACGGCCGCACCAACGCGGTGCTGCTGCCGCACGTCATCCGCTACAACGGCACGGTTCCCACGAAGCTCACGGGCTGGCCCAAGTACGAGAACTACCGCGCCCCCGAACGCTTCCAGGACATCGCCCGCACCCTCGGCCTGCCCGCCGACTCCCCCGAACAGGGCGTGGAAGCACTCGCCGCCGCCGTCGAGCGGCTGCGCGACGCGGTCGGTATCGAGTCGTCGTTCCAGGCCCTCGGCGTCGACGAGCACAGCTTCCTCGACGCGCTACCCGAGCAGGCCATGAACGCCTACGAGGACCAGTGCGCGCCGGCCAACCCGCGGATGCCCATGCTCGACGACATGCAGCAGCTCATGCGCGCGGCGTACTACGGGAAGGCTGCCACCCCTGGTCCGGCCTCCGCCTGA